In the Quercus lobata isolate SW786 chromosome 5, ValleyOak3.0 Primary Assembly, whole genome shotgun sequence genome, one interval contains:
- the LOC115990156 gene encoding disease resistance protein RPM1-like encodes MAESAVSLLIQNLIPLLAQEVRLLEGIHDKVVDIKDELESIQSFLKDADARAEMVDMSNVVKTWVKQVREKAYHIEDVIDEYKLHLAKHHQGRRKRFRFLLKVFQFTLKLKPRHVIASKIQDINKSLKVIRKRGERYGFNTIEQGGSTSDTRRDTWHDPRVESLFIGKAELVGIESYRDELIGQLVQGPSNRLVISVVGIGGLGKTTLVKKVYDNEKVVAHFDCTAWITVSQSYKMEELLRKMIKQFYEARKEYAPRRIDTMEETDLIKELRQYVLEQRYVVVFDDIWNTMFWGHIKLALPDNNKGSRIVLTTRSESVAPSNKESPSNHVYKLPPLPLGEAWELFCKMVFQHEGGHCPVELVELSHDIIKRCEGLPLAIVTIGGLLSTKDKVSSEWHKFCDSLSSELESNPHLLNITKILSLSYFDLPYYLKPCFLYFGMFLEDYFVNSARLIRLWIAESFIKEKQGLTLEDVAQDYLNQLIYRSMVQVATIDFSGKTRSYRVHDMMREVILSRLEEIARRLSIQNNVNTPMETITSSQTRSILILGIDEVSISFLTTCFANFKLLKVMDFEGASIDYIPKEVGNLFHLKYLSLRDTKVQMLHKSIGKLHNLETLDLKRSLVYELPVEIIALRKLRYLAAYIENNDAEFSIDFRQLIKVPSGIGHLESLQKLHKVEANNAALIAELGRLRQLKKLEISKLKRENGMALCTALEKLSLLRSLRIGSTREEEVLELHLMSSPLPFLQSLCLFGRLERLPEWIPRLKSLVRIDLIWSRLMDDPLKVLQALPNLMNLRLYEGCRCEQLHFEGGGFQKLKSLWLGNLRTLSRLIIEESAMPLLEQLVIGPSPLLKEVPSGIYHLKNLKSLEALNLSNEFVLSMQPDEGHDFWKVKHVPSVIFRYRIQGVHFIFYKLGDPELLEMLRDNS; translated from the exons ATGGCAGAAAGTGCAGTCAGCCTACTTATACAGAATTTGATCCCGTTGTTAGCCCAAGAAGTAAGATTGCTGGAGGGAATCCACGACAAAGTTGTTGACATCAAAGATGAACTTGAGAGCATTCAGTCCTTTCTCAAGGATGCAGATGCAAGGGCCGAGATGGTAGACATGAGCAACGTTGTAAAAACATGGGTCAAACAAGTAAGAGAAAAAGCTTATCACATAGAAGATGTTATTGATGAATACAAACTTCATTTAGCAAAACATCACCAAGGGCGAAGGAAACGCTTTCGTTTCCTTTTGAAAGTTTTTCAATTTACCTTAAAACTAAAGCCGAGACATGTGATAGCCTCCAAGATTCAAGATATCAACAAAAGTCTCAAGGTAATCAGAAAGAGAGGTGAAAGATATGGATTCAACACCATAGAGCAAGGAGGATCAACTAGTGACACTAGACGTGATACATGGCATGACCCTCGTGTGGAATCTCTTTTCATTGGGAAAGCTGAGCTTGTGGGCATTGAGTCTTATAGAGATGAATTGATTGGTCAATTGGTACAAGGACCATCTAATCGTTTGGTGATTTCAGTGGTTGGCATTGGTGGGCTTGGCAAGACCACTTTAGTAAAGAAAGTGTATGACAATGAGAAAGTGGTAGCACACTTTGATTGCACTGCCTGGATCACTGTTTCTCAATCATACAAGATGGAGGAGCTCTTGCGGAAAATGATAAAGCAGTTCTACGAGGCAAGGAAAGAGTATGCTCCTAGGAGAATTGACACAATGGAAGAGACAGATTTAATTAAAGAATTGAGGCAATATGTACTTGAACAGAGGTACGTGGTAGTTTTTGATGATATATGGAACACAATGTTTTGGGGACATATAAAACTTGCTTTGCCGGATAACAACAAAGGTAGTAGAATAGTGCTTACAACCCGAAGTGAGAGTGTTGCTCCCTCCAACAAAGAATCTCCATCAAATCATGTGTACAAGTTGCCACCTCTACCATTAGGAGAAGCTTGGGAACTGTTTTGCAAGATGGTGTTCCAACATGAAGGCGGGCATTGTCCCGTCGAGTTGGTTGAATTGTCACACGACATAATTAAGAGATGTGAAGGGTTGCCATTAGCAATTGTAACTATAGGAGGTCTTTTATCAACCAAAGATAAGGTTAGCTCTGAGTGGCACAAATTCTGTGATAGCCTTAGTTCGGAGCTAGAAAGTAATCCTCACCTCTTAAATATCACCAAAATTCTATCTCTTAGCTATTTTGATCTACCTTACTACCTCAAACCTTGTTTCTTATATTTCGGCATGTTTCTAGAGGATTACTTTGTTAATAGTGCAAGACTAATACGGCTTTGGATTGCCGAatcttttataaaagaaaagcaaGGGCTAACATTGGAAGATGTTGCACAAGACTACTTGAACCAGCTCATTTATAGAAGCATGGTTCAAGTGGCAACAATTGATTTTTCTGGAAAAACTAGAAGCTATCGAGTTCATGATATGATGCGTGAGGTCATTCTTTCTAGGTTAGAGGA AATAGCCCGACGCCtttcaattcaaaataatgtaaatactcCTATGGAGACAATTACTAGTTCCCAAACTCGTTCCATTCTCATTTTGGGGATAGATGAAGTGTCCATTTCTTTTTTGACTACTTGTTTTGCGAATTTCAAGCTCTTGAAAGTAATGGATTTTGAAGGTGCTTCTATAGATTATATTCCTAAAGAAGTGGGAAACCTATTCCAtctaaaatatttaagtttGAGAGATACAAAAGTTCAAATGCTTCATAAGTCCATAGGTAAATTGCACAACCTAGAGACTTTGGATTTGAAACGTTCCCTTGTGTACGAACTACCGGTGGAGATCATTGCGCTTCGTAAGTTGAGATATCTTGCGGCCTACATCGAAAACAATGATGCTGaattttctattgattttcgACAATTGATAAAGGTGCCAAGTGGCATTGGGCATTTAGAGTCCTTACAGAAGCTTCATAAAGTGGAAGCCAACAATGCTGCCCTTATTGCAGAACTAGGAAGGTTAAGGCAATTGAAGAAGTTGGAAATCTCGAAACtgaagagagaaaatgggaTGGCTTTGTGCACTGCTCTCGAGAAATTGAGCCTCCTTCGTTCATTGAGAATTGGTTCAACAAGGGAGGAAGAAGTTCTTGAATTACATTTGATGTCTTCTCCGTTGCCCTTCCTACAATCGCTCTGCCTATTTGGGCGACTAGAAAGGTTACCAGAATGGATTCCTAGACTTAAGAGTTTAGTTAGAATTGATTTAATCTGGTCAAGATTAATGGATGATCCATTAAAAGTCCTTCAAGCTTTGCCTAATTTGATGAATCTTCGACTTTATGAGGGATGTAGATGTGAGCAATTACATTTTGAAGGAGGAGGCTTTCAGAAACTCAAGTCATTATGGCTTGGAAATTTGAGAACATTGAGTAGGTTGATAATAGAAGAAAGTGCCATGCCTCTTCTTGAACAGCTTGTGATTGGACCCTCCCCATTGCTGAAGGAGGTGCCCTCTGGCATCTACCATCTAAAAAACCTCAAGTCTCTAGAAGCTCTTAATTTGTCAAACGAATTTGTGCTTAGTATGCAACCAGATGAAGGTCATGATTTTTGGAAAGTCAAGCATGTTCCCTCTGTCATTTTCAGATATAGGATTCAAGGGGTACACTTCATATTCTACAAGCTTGGTGATCCAGAGTTGTTGGAAATGCTCAGAGATAATTCATGA